GTGTCCTCACGCGCTGATCGAATCGCCAAAACTTGGACACTGAAAGATGTTTCACGGGGTGAAAGAATATTAGCTTGGCAGCTATGGTGTCCCCTCCAACCGATCGAAACCCTAAAAAAAGTTGTTTTTTGTACACCGATATGCATTGGTAGAGACACAAATCAGGGTGAAAAATAGTAGGGTAGAGTAAGCAACCGCTCAAACCTCCCTTCTTTTGTGCGGTATTTAAGCTGAATTATTCTAAGATGTTTTATAAATATTAGTTATTGTGACGCTCGGTCATTAAATTTACATAAGACTTTCAATATTTTGTGCTTCTTTAGGCGTTAAAAATCGCTTATTTAAAATTTTTTATAAAACTTCTCACATACAGAAGTTCAAAAAGAGCGTTCCTTATAGGGGATAAGCCTTGCTCATAGCTACAGCTACGAGCCCAACCAAAGGCTACAAGCGTCTCGTCTGGTTTTAGATACTTCAATCTGAGAATTTATTTTGAACCTTGTTATTTAACCACTGACCAATAAAAGTGCATTATTTTTAATAACCACGTCTGTTAGAGTATAATCAATTATTCAATATATATTACACACACTAACCTTATGCAAAATAACTTCGATTACATCATTATCGGGGCAGGATCTGCTGGCTGTGTACTTGCCAATCGCCTGAGTGCCAACCCGAAAAATCAAGTGCTCGTACTGGAAGCCGGGCGTAAAGACAACCTGCAAAACGTGAAAATTCCAGCTGGATTTCCCAAATTGTTCAAAACAGAGGTAGACTATGGCTACACTACAGTCAACCAACCCACCATGCATAACCGTGAAATGTATTTGCCTCGTGGCAAAGTGCTGGGAGGTTGTAGCAGCATCAATGCCATGATTTATATCAGGGGGAGCCGCCAAGACTACAACGAATGGAGTACCCTGGGCAACCTGGGCTGGTCTTATGAAGAAGTACTTCCTTATTTTAAAAAATCAGAAAATCAAGAAATTATTCAAAATGACTTTCATGGCAAAGGTGGACCTCTCAATGTAACCAACCGAAGCTATACCAATCATTTGTCACAGGTGTTTGTACAGGCAGCACAAGAGCTGGGCTATGATACAAACGAAGACTTTAACGGAGCTACCCAAGAAGGCTTCGGGTTTTATCAGGTAACACAAACCAAGGGAGAACGCTGTAGCACTGCCAAAGCTTACCTGCACCCAGTCATGGCAAGAACAAACCTCCAGGTAGAAACCAAAGCCCAGGTTGAGCGCATTATTATAGAAAACGAGCGGGCAGTAGGTGTGGTATACCACCAAAATGGACAAAAGTACGAAGCTAAAGCCAGCAAAGAGGTAATACTAAGTGCAGGGGCTTATAACAGCCCGCAAGTGTTGCAACTTTCGGGCATAGGCAATGGCGACGACTTGCAAGCGCTGGGTTTGCCCGTAGTAAAACATTTGCCCGGAGTAGGTCAAAACCTGCAAGACCACATGGTGTACTTTACCCTGTTTAACAGTAATTACAAACGTTCGCTCGATTCGGCAGAAAACTTTCCGGGTATATTCAAAAACTTGTTTCAATACCTACTCACCAAAAAAGGCATGTTTAGCACCAACATAGGCGAAGCAGGAGGCTTTGTTTACTCTTCGCCCGATCAACCCTCGCCCGACATTCAATACCATTTTGCTCCGGCTTATTTTTTATCGCACGGTTTCAAAAATCCCGAAAAGGGCAACGGTTACTCTATTGGAGGGAAAGTGCTCAATCCGAGTAGTAAAGGCACTGTAAAACTGGCTTCGGCAAACTTTAATACTGCCCCAGCCATAGATCATAACTATATGAGCACCGACGATGACATCCGGCGTTCGGTATGGGGTTTTAGACTTGCCGAAAAATTGGGCATGACCAATGCTTTTGCGCCTTATCGTAAAGGGTGGCATGGCTTTGCTGCTCGCCCCACCGACGATGTGGAAATAGAAGACTTGATTCGTGCTACGGGCGAAACTTTGTACCACCCTACCTCTACCTGCAAAATGGGTGACGACGAAATGGCAGTGGTAGATGCAGAGCTAAAAGTGTATGGAGTCAATGGTTTACGAGTGGTAGATGCTTCTATTATGCCCAATGTAACCAGGGGCAACACCAATGCCCCTGTGGTCATGATTGCCGAAAAAGCTGCCGATATGATCTTACGTGAAGAAATGATGGTAGCTGCTGGCATTACTGAGCGGGTGGGTTAGCCTATAGCTGAGGCAAATGCTTGAAGCAACCCTAAAGCGTTTGGTGAAGCTATAAGCACAATAGTTGAAGGGTTTAGTGCTGTTTTGCTTAATTTTAAGGTTAAATTTTATTATTTTGGGATAGATGACTTGAAGAAATAAAAAAACAATCAAAAATTATGGAAACAGCGCTAACAACCAAGAAATTCTCCCACACAGTACCCTTTTTGCCAGTGAACAACTTGCAGGAAACCATTGCCTATTATCGTTATGTACTGGGCTTTAGCAAAGAGTGGTTTTGGGGCGACCCACCTACCGATGCAGGCATTAGTCGTGACAACATGAAGCTGTTGTTTGGCAAAAACCCCGAAATGGTGCAGCACATGCAAGGCTTTGAGGTAATGCTATTTGTAGAAGGCATAGACGCCATTTATGAAGAGCACACCCTCAAAGATGTTACGATTGTGTCGGACATAGAAGACAAACCCTGGGGAGTGAGAGAGTATACCATCAAAGAAATTAATGGGTACCATTTGCGCATTGCCGAAAGCGCCAATCAATACTGACTATTGATAGCCTATTATAATGAATAAAAATTGAATGATGTCTTGAGCTACTTGCTCAAGGCATTTTTTTTTGGCAAATACTGGAATAATCTCCTGATAAAATGCTTTAATTTGTTGCTAAATAAAACTATAAAACCCACCTGTAACAGGTAATGTGTTGCTGTGGAACTTTTGACTTTGTCAAGGCTACTAAAGAGCACACCAGTAGAGTTGAGAGGTAGGTAATAGTTGATTGTTTACCCTCTTGGGTGATTTAAAATGAATATATAAATATGCAACAGACCACTGCAAATATTATGATGGTACGCCCAGTCAGTTTTGGGCATAACCCTCAAACTGCCGAAAACAATGCTTTTCAGACAAAGAAAGCCAATGATGCTGAAGTATTGCAACAAGCCCAGGCAGAGTTCGATGGCATGGTGGCAATGCTGCGTGAGGCTGGAGTCAACGTATTGGTTTTTGACGATACTCCCCATCCTCCCAAGCCTTCAGCTATTTTTCCTAACAACTGGGTATCTTTTCACGAAGAGGGCGTGGTGATTTTGTATCCCCTGTATGCTCCCAACCGTCGCGAAGAGCGCCAGGAA
This window of the Microscilla marina ATCC 23134 genome carries:
- a CDS encoding glyoxalase superfamily protein, whose translation is METALTTKKFSHTVPFLPVNNLQETIAYYRYVLGFSKEWFWGDPPTDAGISRDNMKLLFGKNPEMVQHMQGFEVMLFVEGIDAIYEEHTLKDVTIVSDIEDKPWGVREYTIKEINGYHLRIAESANQY
- a CDS encoding GMC family oxidoreductase, whose product is MQNNFDYIIIGAGSAGCVLANRLSANPKNQVLVLEAGRKDNLQNVKIPAGFPKLFKTEVDYGYTTVNQPTMHNREMYLPRGKVLGGCSSINAMIYIRGSRQDYNEWSTLGNLGWSYEEVLPYFKKSENQEIIQNDFHGKGGPLNVTNRSYTNHLSQVFVQAAQELGYDTNEDFNGATQEGFGFYQVTQTKGERCSTAKAYLHPVMARTNLQVETKAQVERIIIENERAVGVVYHQNGQKYEAKASKEVILSAGAYNSPQVLQLSGIGNGDDLQALGLPVVKHLPGVGQNLQDHMVYFTLFNSNYKRSLDSAENFPGIFKNLFQYLLTKKGMFSTNIGEAGGFVYSSPDQPSPDIQYHFAPAYFLSHGFKNPEKGNGYSIGGKVLNPSSKGTVKLASANFNTAPAIDHNYMSTDDDIRRSVWGFRLAEKLGMTNAFAPYRKGWHGFAARPTDDVEIEDLIRATGETLYHPTSTCKMGDDEMAVVDAELKVYGVNGLRVVDASIMPNVTRGNTNAPVVMIAEKAADMILREEMMVAAGITERVG